One genomic region from Leptolyngbyaceae cyanobacterium JSC-12 encodes:
- a CDS encoding trypsin-like serine protease with C-terminal PDZ domain (IMG reference gene:2510097515~PFAM: Trypsin; PDZ domain (Also known as DHR or GLGF)~TIGRFAM: periplasmic serine protease, Do/DeqQ family), with protein sequence MKDNTAMNISANNLKQFNWKKSVTLLVLPFLGAGVAIAGDHWLSTKSAMTLPAIAQTVETPALVAQTPSRSSTILNSNDPNFVVRAVEQVGPAVVRIDSSRTVRNRIPAVFRDPFFRQFFGDIPNQPPTRVERGQGSGFVIRQDGLILTNAHVVAGADTVTVKMKDGREMQGKVLGADSLTDVAVVKVQGTNLPTVRMGDADQLKPGEWAIAIGNPLGLENTVTVGIISATGRTSSDVRVPDKRVNFIQTDAAINPGNSGGPLLNQRGEVIGMNTAIIGGAQGLGFAIPINTAQRIADQLVAKGRVDHAYLGIRMATLTPELRQRINSDPESNFNIRDDRGVVVVSVMRNSPAAQAGLQMGDVIQRINGQAITSADQVQRAVDKTSVGGTMQIDIARNGRTISKSVRVGTFPAQAAQMNE encoded by the coding sequence ATGAAAGACAACACTGCGATGAATATTTCAGCCAACAACCTCAAACAGTTTAATTGGAAAAAATCAGTCACTCTCCTGGTGCTACCGTTTTTGGGTGCTGGAGTTGCCATAGCAGGCGATCACTGGCTTTCTACCAAGTCTGCGATGACGCTGCCTGCGATTGCTCAAACAGTAGAAACACCCGCTTTAGTTGCCCAAACTCCTAGCCGGAGTAGCACCATCCTCAACTCTAACGATCCAAACTTTGTGGTGCGTGCAGTGGAGCAGGTTGGACCTGCAGTTGTGCGGATCGACTCATCCCGAACCGTGCGGAATCGTATTCCAGCCGTCTTTCGTGACCCATTTTTCCGCCAATTTTTTGGCGATATTCCCAACCAACCTCCCACTCGGGTTGAACGGGGGCAGGGGTCTGGCTTTGTGATTCGGCAGGATGGCTTGATTCTCACCAATGCTCATGTGGTTGCAGGGGCGGATACTGTCACCGTCAAAATGAAAGATGGACGTGAAATGCAAGGGAAGGTTTTGGGAGCCGATTCCTTGACGGATGTAGCCGTAGTGAAAGTGCAGGGCACCAATTTGCCCACTGTCCGAATGGGTGATGCGGATCAGTTGAAACCAGGTGAATGGGCGATCGCAATCGGCAACCCACTGGGATTGGAAAACACTGTTACTGTGGGCATCATCAGCGCGACCGGACGCACAAGCTCCGATGTCCGTGTTCCCGACAAGCGCGTTAACTTCATTCAAACCGATGCTGCTATCAACCCTGGTAACTCTGGTGGTCCACTGCTTAACCAGCGGGGTGAAGTAATTGGCATGAATACTGCCATCATTGGCGGTGCACAAGGTTTAGGCTTTGCCATTCCTATCAATACGGCTCAACGTATTGCTGATCAACTGGTAGCAAAGGGCAGAGTCGATCATGCCTACCTGGGCATTCGCATGGCTACCCTTACTCCTGAGTTGCGGCAACGCATCAACAGTGATCCTGAGAGCAATTTCAACATCCGAGATGATCGGGGTGTCGTAGTGGTTAGTGTCATGCGAAATTCTCCTGCGGCTCAAGCTGGGTTACAGATGGGCGACGTGATTCAAAGAATTAATGGTCAGGCAATCACTAGTGCTGACCAGGTTCAGCGAGCAGTGGATAAAACCAGTGTGGGTGGCACGATGCAAATTGATATCGCTCGTAAC
- a CDS encoding ATP-dependent Zn protease (IMG reference gene:2510097516~PFAM: ATPase family associated with various cellular activities (AAA)): protein MSYFDPYEAYNSRQPQAQGLLSAGWRPYHRQLDFKFLADLVVHDTSELVHKWFNLNSSLANIAGRNEYAWWANLLNLLSADARYHIDEFWNYITPDPPYPDHRHVDTLSVETPIKPVLSRDCIAIDHVFNRLRELIILKILKFLGRPNLITQYYLDRHFYLPIQQFTTWERLDVINTAYAQWQDPDIWLQIDNLGKERRMTLMARDLKPLVQKVTHGLAVMLSGYQSRVGQLQAEFPIRSFPADVQNFTDVVQQAVMEQNQLAVLVSGEPGTGKTAWTQAVAKEILMSLGYVTFILDHDAVQNFIPPTYLQRICLIINEADNLAQNRSFEVAQYSNKTEHILSLLDGTLYRSVLDEATMQFEQRLVVLMTCNTTERLDPAMLRKGRVDLTCEFTHRFV from the coding sequence ATGAGCTACTTCGACCCCTACGAAGCTTATAATTCCAGACAGCCACAGGCACAAGGGTTGTTGAGTGCGGGTTGGCGACCTTATCATCGACAGCTTGATTTCAAGTTTCTAGCAGACTTGGTGGTTCACGATACCAGTGAATTGGTGCACAAATGGTTCAACCTTAACAGCAGCCTTGCCAATATTGCCGGGCGCAATGAGTATGCCTGGTGGGCAAACCTCCTCAATTTGTTGTCTGCTGATGCCCGGTATCACATCGATGAATTTTGGAATTACATCACTCCAGATCCGCCTTATCCCGACCATCGGCATGTGGATACCTTAAGCGTAGAGACACCAATCAAGCCAGTATTGAGCCGCGATTGCATTGCGATCGATCATGTGTTCAATCGCCTGCGCGAACTTATTATTCTCAAAATTCTTAAGTTTCTGGGGCGTCCCAATCTAATCACCCAATACTATCTGGATCGCCATTTTTATTTGCCGATTCAACAGTTCACCACCTGGGAACGGTTGGACGTGATTAATACTGCTTACGCTCAGTGGCAAGACCCCGACATCTGGCTCCAGATTGATAACCTGGGCAAAGAGCGACGCATGACTCTGATGGCGCGAGACCTTAAGCCGCTAGTGCAGAAAGTTACGCACGGACTCGCTGTAATGTTAAGTGGCTACCAAAGCCGAGTGGGACAACTTCAGGCGGAGTTTCCTATTCGGAGCTTTCCAGCAGATGTACAAAACTTCACTGATGTGGTGCAACAAGCTGTGATGGAACAGAACCAACTGGCTGTGTTGGTGAGTGGTGAACCGGGCACTGGTAAGACTGCCTGGACTCAGGCTGTTGCTAAAGAAATTCTCATGTCGTTAGGGTATGTCACCTTTATTCTTGATCACGATGCCGTGCAGAACTTCATCCCGCCCACTTATCTTCAGCGCATCTGCTTGATCATCAATGAGGCTGATAATTTGGCGCAGAACCGTTCCTTTGAAGTGGCCCAATACAGCAATAAAACAGAGCATATTCTCAGCTTGTTAGATGGCACACTCTACCGCAGTGTGTTAGATGAAGCAACAATGCAATTTGAGCAGCGCCTGGTTGTGTTGATGACGTGCAATACTACCGAACGGCTTGATCCAGCAATGCTCCGCAAAGGACGGGTTGATCTCACCTGTGAATTTACTCACCGATTTGTTTAG
- a CDS encoding transposase family protein (IMG reference gene:2510097517~PFAM: Transposase DDE domain), giving the protein MNPPKVNEYDYINFLIAAQKAYSCTEAERVQPESDNAAAHDAITRLLHRLEPSTQQLWQEVQSQVRLHQGILVVDDSTLDKWYAKKMELVTRHWSGKHGRVVQGINLITLLWSEGDRHLPLDYRFYEKGVDGSTKNDHFRSMLETAKERGFAPRCVVFDSWYSSLENLKLIRDYGWIWLTRLKRNRQVNPDNTGNRPLHKVVLAATGTVLHLKGYGFIKVFKMVAPNGDIDYWATNDLGMGELQRLQFAEVGWAIEEYHRGLKQCCGVERAQVRSSRAQRNHVGLAIRAFLRLEVHMWTTGISWYEAKAAIVRDAIRSFLAAPRFILNPTA; this is encoded by the coding sequence ATGAATCCACCCAAAGTCAACGAATACGACTACATCAACTTTCTGATTGCGGCGCAGAAGGCCTATAGCTGCACGGAAGCCGAACGAGTGCAACCGGAGTCTGATAATGCCGCTGCCCATGACGCAATTACTCGGTTGTTGCATCGACTGGAGCCATCGACTCAGCAGTTGTGGCAAGAAGTGCAGTCGCAAGTACGGTTGCACCAGGGAATTTTAGTGGTAGATGACTCAACGCTCGACAAGTGGTATGCCAAGAAGATGGAATTGGTGACTCGGCACTGGTCGGGCAAGCATGGACGGGTAGTGCAAGGCATCAACCTAATTACGCTGCTATGGAGTGAGGGAGACCGTCACCTTCCGTTGGACTATCGATTTTACGAAAAGGGTGTCGATGGCTCAACCAAAAACGACCACTTCCGCTCGATGCTTGAAACTGCCAAGGAACGAGGGTTTGCGCCCCGATGTGTGGTGTTTGATAGTTGGTACAGTAGCTTGGAGAACCTTAAGTTGATTCGAGATTATGGTTGGATTTGGTTGACTCGACTCAAGCGCAATCGGCAGGTCAACCCGGACAATACAGGCAATCGCCCTCTGCATAAGGTCGTGCTTGCGGCGACTGGCACGGTGCTCCATCTCAAAGGTTATGGGTTCATCAAAGTGTTCAAGATGGTTGCCCCAAACGGTGACATTGATTACTGGGCAACCAATGACCTGGGGATGGGTGAGCTACAACGGCTGCAATTTGCCGAGGTTGGTTGGGCAATTGAGGAGTACCATCGCGGACTCAAACAGTGCTGTGGCGTTGAACGGGCGCAGGTTCGCTCAAGTCGTGCCCAGCGCAATCATGTGGGTTTAGCCATTCGCGCTTTCCTGCGCTTAGAGGTGCACATGTGGACGACAGGTATCAGTTGGTACGAAGCGAAAGCGGCGATCGTCCGGGATGCCATTCGCTCCTTTTTAGCGGCTCCTCGTTTCATCCTCAATCCAACTGCGTAA
- a CDS encoding response regulator containing a CheY-like receiver domain and an HD-GYP domain (IMG reference gene:2510097519~PFAM: Response regulator receiver domain) has translation MFIPMTMQPATSLYSKIQVLLVEDNEINRLLMCDYLRYYGYRVVSLVDGEQFFETLACVQPNIILLDLKLRETNGYQILENLQKSSEYRDIPVIVISGLAFQKDKKRAFELGARHYLVKPINLNELNKLIQEEVLRSRS, from the coding sequence ATGTTTATTCCTATGACAATGCAACCAGCCACTAGCCTCTACTCTAAGATTCAAGTGCTGCTAGTCGAGGATAATGAAATTAACCGATTATTGATGTGTGACTATCTTCGCTACTACGGATATCGCGTGGTTAGCCTGGTAGATGGAGAGCAATTTTTTGAAACTCTGGCTTGTGTTCAGCCAAATATCATTTTATTAGATCTAAAACTACGAGAAACTAATGGGTATCAAATCTTAGAAAATCTGCAAAAGAGTTCGGAATATCGTGATATTCCAGTGATTGTTATTTCTGGTTTAGCCTTTCAAAAGGATAAAAAACGTGCCTTTGAGTTGGGGGCACGTCATTACCTTGTGAAACCCATTAACCTGAATGAGTTAAATAAGCTGATTCAAGAAGAAGTGTTGCGCTCTCGTTCTTGA
- a CDS encoding hypothetical protein (IMG reference gene:2510097520), which yields MTIDEFEQQFKASLAITLDHLQTMNLLMNQMEIQKAETAEALQSLTRVVEEFLDQERERNTSS from the coding sequence ATGACAATTGACGAGTTTGAACAGCAGTTTAAAGCCTCTCTTGCTATCACGCTGGATCATTTACAGACGATGAATCTCCTAATGAATCAGATGGAGATACAGAAAGCGGAAACTGCAGAGGCGTTGCAAAGTCTGACTCGCGTGGTTGAAGAGTTTTTGGATCAAGAACGAGAGCGCAACACTTCTTCTTGA
- a CDS encoding phosphoacceptor domain-containing protein (histidine kinase family',heme-dependent protein with NO-binding domain,'ATPase, histidine kinase/DNA gyrase B/HSP90-like; IMG reference gene:2510097521~PFAM: Histidine kinase-, DNA gyrase B-, and HSP90-like ATPase; Heme NO binding associated; His Kinase A (phosphoacceptor) domain), producing MVSPYLCLPPQLFSIAFPFHFVFNRDLNVLQAGEVLQRITVTELVGSQFEHHFQINRPSIELDFDQIRKQSRSLFMLESFHNGMQLKGQMMYVEEQDVIFFLGTPWVTDTASLAPLGLKLKDFATHDPIVDFLFLLQAKNAALADTKKLTEELRAQQVELRSALQIKENLAEIAEAQAAKLQQALIELQQTQTQLIQTEKMSSLGQLVAGVAHEINNPVNFIYGNLDYANKYTQDLLGLLYLYRQCYPNPNPEIERHIETIDLDFLLEDLPKLLSSMKVGADRIRQIVLSLRNFSRLDEAEMKAVDIHEGIDSTLLILQNQLRSKVEHPPIEIVKQYGNLPLVECFVGQLNQVFMNLLSNAIDALHSYDSQRSMMEIRRNPSKITITTEVRGGTHAIIRIADNGPGMTQAVKERLFDPFFTTKPVGKGTGLGLSISYQIIAEKHGGILRCESEPGLGAEFWIEIPLRQYQTHLERLAS from the coding sequence ATGGTTTCTCCCTATCTTTGTTTACCCCCACAGCTATTCTCAATTGCGTTTCCATTTCATTTTGTCTTTAATCGCGATCTGAATGTGTTGCAAGCTGGGGAAGTATTACAGCGCATTACTGTTACCGAACTAGTTGGTAGCCAGTTTGAACACCATTTTCAAATCAATCGCCCTAGCATTGAACTTGATTTTGACCAAATTCGAAAGCAATCTCGCTCATTGTTCATGCTGGAGTCATTCCACAATGGGATGCAACTCAAAGGTCAGATGATGTATGTCGAAGAGCAGGATGTCATATTTTTCCTGGGAACGCCCTGGGTTACAGATACCGCTAGCCTTGCTCCTCTGGGACTTAAATTAAAAGACTTTGCGACGCACGATCCTATTGTAGATTTTCTATTCTTGCTACAAGCTAAAAATGCAGCCCTGGCAGATACAAAGAAGCTGACAGAGGAGTTGAGAGCACAGCAAGTAGAGTTACGCAGCGCATTGCAAATTAAGGAAAACTTAGCTGAAATTGCAGAAGCGCAAGCAGCAAAACTCCAACAAGCATTGATTGAATTACAGCAAACTCAAACTCAATTGATTCAAACTGAGAAAATGTCAAGCTTGGGTCAGTTGGTAGCTGGGGTTGCTCATGAAATTAATAATCCTGTGAATTTTATCTACGGTAATCTGGACTATGCCAATAAGTATACTCAGGATTTGTTAGGGCTTTTGTATCTTTATAGACAGTGTTATCCAAATCCCAATCCAGAAATTGAAAGACATATTGAAACGATTGATTTGGATTTTTTGTTGGAAGATTTGCCTAAATTACTTTCATCGATGAAGGTAGGAGCTGATCGCATCCGTCAGATTGTGCTATCTCTGAGGAATTTCTCCCGATTAGATGAGGCAGAAATGAAAGCAGTTGATATTCATGAGGGAATTGATAGCACGTTACTCATTTTGCAAAACCAATTGAGATCAAAAGTAGAGCATCCCCCAATCGAAATAGTGAAACAGTATGGAAATCTTCCGTTAGTTGAGTGCTTTGTTGGGCAATTGAATCAGGTTTTTATGAATCTCCTGAGTAATGCAATTGATGCATTACATAGTTATGATTCTCAGCGATCGATGATGGAGATTCGCCGCAATCCTAGCAAAATTACAATTACTACTGAGGTTCGTGGCGGGACTCATGCAATCATCCGAATTGCAGACAATGGACCGGGAATGACGCAGGCAGTCAAAGAACGATTATTCGACCCATTTTTCACCACTAAGCCAGTTGGAAAAGGAACAGGCTTGGGACTCTCAATCAGTTATCAGATTATTGCTGAGAAGCACGGCGGCATACTGCGGTGCGAATCTGAACCAGGGCTGGGAGCCGAATTTTGGATCGAGATTCCACTCCGCCAATATCAGACACACCTGGAAAGGCTGGCATCATAA
- a CDS encoding heme-dependent protein with NO-binding domain (IMG reference gene:2510097522~PFAM: Heme NO binding), translated as MYGLVNKAIEDMVCKYFGEATWKEIKQKADLEVDSFISMEGYPDDVTHKLVNAASAVLGLSTSEIMQAFGEFWVKYTAQEGYGEMMEMSGDNLPEFLENLDNLHARVGVIFPQLKPPSFDCTHQGEESLRLHYHSSREGLAPMVIGLVKGLGTRFDTEVEVTQIQSREEGADHDEFSIKYKQSE; from the coding sequence ATGTACGGATTAGTCAATAAAGCGATTGAGGACATGGTATGCAAATACTTTGGCGAAGCAACCTGGAAAGAAATCAAGCAAAAAGCTGATCTAGAAGTTGATAGTTTCATCAGCATGGAAGGGTATCCCGATGACGTTACCCATAAATTAGTCAACGCTGCAAGTGCAGTTTTAGGCTTATCTACCTCGGAAATTATGCAAGCATTTGGAGAATTCTGGGTCAAATACACTGCTCAAGAAGGTTACGGTGAAATGATGGAAATGAGCGGTGATAACTTACCAGAGTTTTTAGAAAATCTTGATAATCTTCATGCTCGTGTAGGAGTGATTTTTCCTCAGCTCAAACCCCCATCCTTTGACTGTACACATCAAGGTGAAGAATCTCTCCGACTGCATTACCATTCCAGTCGAGAAGGTTTAGCTCCAATGGTCATAGGACTGGTTAAAGGACTGGGAACTCGATTTGATACCGAGGTTGAGGTGACTCAAATTCAGAGTCGAGAGGAGGGTGCGGATCACGATGAATTTTCAATCAAATACAAGCAATCTGAATGA
- a CDS encoding PAS domain S-box/diguanylate cyclase (GGDEF) domain-containing protein (IMG reference gene:2510097523~PFAM: EAL domain; GGDEF domain; Heme NO binding associated; PAS fold~TIGRFAM: PAS domain S-box; diguanylate cyclase (GGDEF) domain), whose protein sequence is MVGAITSLSSPSHWKVFQSLSYFKAIPDLFTDIFPFHLVFDRNHKILQIGEVLQRIYPELTVGSQLEQHFQINRPNIQVEFAQIRKRTRSLFLLESLHNRMKLKGQMVYVEQPEAIFFLCSPWVTDIASLKSYGLTLSDFAIHDPVVDFLFLLQAQNTALSDAKKLTDELTEQRAELRKMNRKLAALYTVTHILAESATFSEASVKLLEAICTALDWQVGVLWIVDPLARELKCHEVWTAFPEHFREFEQLNRVLTLPVGIGLAGCVWHQRQPIWIEDITQDSNSPRRLHAIATHLCGGFGLPIQNGTEVIGVLEFFSHKPCQPDDSLQEMMTDIGIKIGQFIQRKQIETALVKQTEISESLKSILDSMGDAVIVADENRNFLVFNPAAERMFGSQATHLVANHCSQTMNLYRSDRVTPFDTRDLPLERSIRGEEVTDVEMFVRHAQAPEGIWVTVTGRPLKDKNGIPKGGVIVCRDISERKQVEEQLLHDALHDGLTGLANRALFTDRLEQAIARTKQQPDYLFAVLFLDLDRFKVINDSLGHTVGDQLLIAISRRLGASLRRNDLIARLGGDEFAILLEGIQDAQYATQIAERLQKELTLPFKLGRHEIFASTSIGIALSTTGYEHPQDLLRDADTAMYHAKGKGKSQYQIFDTAMHVRAVALLQLETDLRRALERQEFHLHYQPIVSLKSQEITGFEALVRWCHPERGLIAPGEFIPVAEETGLIIPLGDWVLREACWQMHRWQQEFPSASTLTINVNIYSKQFAQPNFATQIQQILQSTGLSASNLKLEITESILMDNVESTTASLLQLQALGIQLSMDDFGTGYSSLSYLNRFPISTLKIDRSFIQSVDTDVEKLEIIRTVVMLARSLGMDAVAEGVETVEQFARLQELQCESGQGYFFSKPLDSKTAESFLATKFII, encoded by the coding sequence TCAAATAGGAGAAGTTTTACAACGAATCTATCCTGAGTTGACAGTTGGTAGTCAACTTGAGCAACATTTTCAAATTAATAGACCTAATATTCAAGTTGAGTTTGCTCAGATTCGTAAGCGGACGCGATCGCTATTCCTATTGGAATCTCTGCATAATCGCATGAAGCTTAAAGGTCAGATGGTTTATGTAGAACAACCAGAAGCTATCTTTTTTCTATGTTCTCCCTGGGTCACGGATATTGCATCGTTAAAATCCTACGGCTTGACTCTTAGTGATTTTGCAATTCATGACCCAGTCGTTGATTTTCTGTTTTTACTGCAAGCCCAAAACACTGCCCTATCGGATGCGAAGAAACTGACCGATGAACTGACTGAGCAGCGGGCAGAATTGCGCAAAATGAATCGTAAACTGGCGGCTCTGTATACTGTGACTCACATTCTGGCTGAGTCTGCAACCTTCAGTGAAGCGTCCGTCAAGTTGTTGGAGGCAATCTGCACAGCTCTAGACTGGCAAGTGGGAGTGCTGTGGATAGTTGATCCGTTGGCGAGAGAACTCAAGTGTCATGAAGTTTGGACGGCTTTCCCAGAGCACTTCAGGGAATTTGAGCAACTAAATCGGGTGTTAACCTTGCCAGTGGGAATTGGGCTAGCTGGTTGTGTTTGGCATCAACGGCAACCGATTTGGATTGAAGATATTACTCAAGATTCTAATTCGCCACGCAGACTCCACGCGATCGCAACCCATCTATGCGGTGGTTTTGGACTACCTATTCAAAATGGAACTGAAGTGATTGGAGTATTAGAGTTTTTTAGTCATAAACCCTGCCAGCCTGATGACAGCTTGCAGGAAATGATGACTGACATCGGTATCAAGATTGGTCAATTTATTCAACGGAAACAAATCGAAACTGCCCTGGTAAAGCAAACAGAAATTTCCGAAAGTCTCAAATCCATTCTGGATAGCATGGGTGATGCTGTGATTGTTGCAGACGAAAACAGAAATTTCCTGGTTTTTAATCCAGCAGCAGAGCGGATGTTTGGAAGTCAAGCAACCCATCTAGTGGCAAATCACTGTTCACAAACCATGAATCTCTATCGCTCAGATCGTGTTACTCCATTTGACACTAGAGATTTGCCATTAGAGCGCTCTATTCGAGGTGAAGAAGTTACCGATGTTGAAATGTTTGTGCGCCATGCGCAAGCTCCTGAGGGCATTTGGGTGACTGTAACAGGAAGACCTCTCAAAGATAAGAATGGGATTCCTAAAGGGGGAGTCATCGTCTGCCGCGATATTTCTGAACGCAAGCAGGTAGAAGAGCAGCTACTGCATGATGCGCTGCATGATGGACTAACAGGTTTAGCCAATCGGGCACTGTTTACGGATCGTTTAGAGCAGGCGATCGCCCGTACCAAGCAACAGCCAGACTACTTATTTGCCGTACTTTTTCTAGATCTGGATCGCTTTAAGGTTATCAACGACAGTCTTGGTCACACAGTTGGCGACCAACTCCTGATTGCGATTTCCCGCAGGCTGGGAGCCTCTTTGCGGCGGAATGACCTGATTGCACGGTTAGGAGGTGACGAGTTTGCCATTTTGCTCGAAGGCATTCAAGATGCTCAATACGCTACCCAAATTGCAGAGCGACTCCAAAAGGAGTTGACGCTTCCATTTAAACTGGGCAGACACGAAATCTTTGCCAGCACTAGCATTGGGATTGCTCTCAGTACTACCGGGTATGAGCATCCCCAAGATCTGCTGCGTGATGCAGATACCGCAATGTATCACGCCAAAGGGAAAGGGAAATCTCAGTATCAAATCTTTGACACCGCGATGCATGTGCGGGCGGTTGCCCTTCTTCAACTAGAAACTGATTTACGCCGAGCACTTGAACGTCAAGAATTTCATCTGCACTATCAGCCAATCGTATCCTTAAAAAGCCAGGAAATCACCGGCTTTGAAGCCCTTGTCCGCTGGTGCCATCCAGAACGCGGGTTGATCGCTCCAGGTGAGTTTATTCCAGTCGCAGAAGAAACTGGGTTGATTATTCCATTAGGTGACTGGGTGTTGAGGGAGGCTTGTTGGCAAATGCACCGTTGGCAGCAGGAATTTCCTTCTGCTAGCACCCTGACTATCAATGTCAATATCTATAGCAAGCAATTCGCCCAACCAAACTTTGCAACTCAAATTCAGCAGATTTTGCAATCAACCGGACTTTCCGCCAGTAACTTGAAACTAGAAATTACGGAAAGTATTTTGATGGATAATGTTGAATCTACAACTGCTAGTTTATTACAGCTTCAAGCATTAGGAATTCAGTTGTCAATGGATGATTTTGGCACTGGGTATTCCTCTTTAAGTTATTTGAATCGTTTTCCTATCAGTACACTCAAGATCGATCGCTCATTTATTCAAAGCGTAGATACTGATGTAGAGAAGTTAGAAATCATCCGCACGGTTGTTATGCTTGCTCGTAGTTTAGGTATGGACGCGGTGGCAGAAGGAGTTGAAACGGTCGAACAATTTGCCCGCCTCCAGGAATTGCAATGTGAAAGTGGACAAGGATATTTCTTCTCGAAACCCTTAGACAGTAAGACGGCTGAGAGTTTTCTTGCAACAAAATTTATTATTTAA